In Priestia aryabhattai, the DNA window CTAAAAAAGTCCTCATTCAAACGGAGACGAGAGATGAACTGCAGGGTATGACCGTTACCTTCAATCATATGATTGACCGCTTGCGAGAAAATATTGAAAAACAAAATCAGTTTGTTTCCGATGCTTCTCATGAATTAAAAACCCCTTTAACCGTTATTCGCAGTTATTCTAATTTATTAAGAAGAAGAGGGATTAAAAATGAAGAAATTACGCTGGATGCGATCGACACCATCTATGCGGAAGCAACTAAAATGCAAAAAATGATTGAAACGCTGCTTGATCTGGCAAGTGTGGAAAAAGAACAAACGCTTGATATGAAGCAAACAGATCTTGTTCTTATTTTTGAACAAATCGTTAAGCAGCTGCAGCAAGTATACAAAAGAGAGTTAGTTCTTCATTATGATCAAACGCCAATTATGGTTGAAGTGGATGAATTAAAAATGAAGCAAGTGTTAATTATTTTGCTTGATAATGCGATTAAATATAGTACGGATAAAATTGAAGTGACCGTTACAAAAAAGCAGGAAGATGTCATTATCAAAGTAAAAGACTATGGAATCGGCATTCCAAAAGAAGACCTTGCACATATTTTTGAACGCTTCTATCGAGTCGATAAGGCTAGAAGCAGAGCCACGGGAGGAACGGGGCTTGGACTATCGATTGCACAAACTATTGTCCGTCAGCACAAAGGCGAGATTTTTATTAAAAGTGAAGAAGAACAAGGAACGGAAGTTGTGATTCATTTTCCTGTTTCATCTATAAACTGAGAAAGCCGCCGTTAACAGGCGGCTTTTGTGTGATTATGACGCTGATTTTTCTCAGACTAAAGTATGAAGGTATTTCATTATAAAGTCGTTCGAAATGTATGGAAAAAGCGAATAAGATAAGAGTATCAATAATCAGTGGGGGTTTTAGTATGAGTTATACTCTTTTTATAAAAGCAAATGACAGATCGGCAAGTGAAGCGGTCAGCGTAAAATTATATGATGCGTTTTTAGAAAGCTATAAACAATCGCACCAAGGTGAAGAAATAATAGAGCTAAATTTGTTCAAAGAAGAACTTCCTTATTTAGGTGCCGACATGATAAACGGTCAGTTTAAATTAGCAAGAGGGTTAGAAATGACAGCAGCGGAAAATAAAGCAGCAGAAATTGCTAATCATTACTTAGAACAATTTGTGAAAGCTGATAAAATTGTGATTGCCTTTCCGCTTTGGAATTTTACTGTGCCGGCCGTGCTTCATACGTACTTTGATTATTTGAATCAAGCAGGCAAAACGTTTAAGTATACGCCAGAAGGTCCTGTGGGATTACTAGGCCATAAAAAAGTGATGTTATTAAACGCACGAGGCGGAGTATATTCAGAAGGTCCATCAGCCGCTGTCGAAATGGCCGTTAAATATGTCAGCAGCGTACTTCAATTTTTCGGGGTCCCGGATGTGAACTCTGTTGTTATTGAAGGGCACAATCAGTTTCCAGATCGTGCTCAAGAAATTATTGAAAGTGGCCTAGAACAAGCAGAACAAGCAGCCAAAACATTTTAAATAACAGTAGTAAAAGAGGCTGGGGCAAAAGTATTTTAGTTGAAGGAAGATCCGAACGAGTTTGATTCTTGATTGAGAATCAACTTTGTTCGGATTTTTTCATTAGTATGGTGAATGTAGGTTTCATGTATGTAGTTACTTCTAGCGGTTGATTGGAGGGCAAGGCGAAGACTCCTGCGGGAAAAGCGGAATAGGTGAGACCCCGCAGGAGCGTAAGTGACGAGGAGGCTCATCGGCCGCCCGCGGAAAGCGAAGTCTTGCACGGAAATCAACCGCCGTGTAACAAGTGATCTATACTAGCTCCTTTATCCAATTTGTTCGTCTTTAGATTGAATTATGTCTCCATCTCTTCTTCATATTTTTGCTGTATATCTTAAAACATAATAGGTAAAATGAATAAATAAGGTAAAAGGTATTCGCTTTATCTATAGGAGGAGCAGAGATGGATATTCGTCAGCTTAATTATTTTTTAGAAGTGGCTAAATTAAGGAGTTTTACTAAAGCATCTCAAAGTCTTCATATTTCACAACCGACCTTGAGCAAAATGGTGAAAAACTTAGAAGAAGAATTGGAAGTAGAGTTAATTGATCGGTCCGCAAGACAGATTGATTTAACGGATGCCGGGGAAGTTGTATATGTGCAAGGACAAAAAGTCATGGCATCAATTGATGAGCTTTCGACTTATTTATATGATGTGATGAATCTGAAAAAAGGGATGATTAAAATTGGAATTCCTCCATTGATTGGAGTGCTGTTCTTTCCAAAGATTATTAAAGGGTTTCAGCAGCTCTATCCCGATATCACAATTAAACTTATTGAATACGGGGCCAATCGTGTTCAAAAAGCGGTAGAAAAAGGAGAGTTAGACCTAGGTGTAGCGGTGCTTCCAGTAAATGAACATCTTTTTGATGTTAATCCTTTTATCTCTGAAAAAATGCTTTTATATGTTCATCATTCTCATCCTTTGGCCTCTAAAACTCATGTGGAAATTAATGAACTAGTCCAAGAGAAGTTTATTTTATTTAATGAAGATTTTACGCTTCACGACCGGCTTATTCAGGAGTGTCAACAAGTGGGGTTTGAACCTAACATAGCCTATGAAAGCTCTCAATGGGATTTTATTGGTGAAATGATTGCGGAAAACTTAGGTGTATCTATCTTTCCACAATCCATTGCAGCAAAAGTGGATTCTGCTATCGTAAAAGCAGTTCCTATTACTAACCCTTCAATTTCATGGGATTTAGGATTGATTTTAAAAAAAGATAAATATATTTCATATGCCTCTAAACAATTCCTCCACTATATTAATGAACAGCATTCTGCTTTATATAGATAAAATGCATATATTGTATTGAATATATGTATTTTACGAAAGAAAGAATGTGCGTTAAAGTAAATAGTGTAGAAAACATATACGAAAACAAACATTGATTCCGCGCGGTGTCAGTAAAAAATACGGAGGCTGATTTTACATGGCACAAGATAGTTATCAAAAAGGTTTAGATAAATTAATGGAATATACATTAACGAGTAACGATGATATTTCGACTCATTTAAAAATTACAGAAGACTTAAAAAACCTAGCTCCTGATGTTGGGAAATATATTATTGAATTTGCCTATGGAGACATTTATTCACGACCAGGTTTAACGAATAAGCAACGAGCATTAGTTACCATTTCATCATTGGTCACTCAGGGTACAGAGCCTCAGCTTGAGCTGCATTTAAACACAGGTTTAACAGCTGGACTAGAGCCGAATGAAATTGTGGAGAGCATCATTCAATTAATTCCATACACAGGTTTCCCTCGCGTGTTAAATGCTTTAAGCGTAGCCAAGAAAGTATTCGCTCAGCGTGACGTGGAAGTAGAGACAGATGAAAAAGAGCTAGTAGAAAATAAATAATAAGCACAAAAAAGACACTCTAAAAGAGCGTCTTTTTTTATGCGAGCTGTTTTTGTTTGGTTTCTTTTCCTAGAAAAACAACCGAACCGACACCGATTAAAATAGCTGCACAAAAGATTGAGAACGTAACGGTTAAAGACGCACCTTGCGTTGACATATACCCAACTAACAGCGGCCCTAAGATTCCTCCGATTCGTCCAAAAGAAGCGGCCATTCCAGCTCCTGTGCCTCGAATAGATGTCGGGTATTGCTCAGGTGTATACGCGTATAAAGCTCCCCAAGCGCCTAAGTTGAAGAAAGACAACAGCATACCTGCTGTTAGCAGCAGCCAAAGTGACTCCGCATTTCCAAAGATATATGCACTGGCAGCCGTACCTAACAAATATGTGACCAATACGAATTTTCGGCCCATGCGTTCAATAAACCAAGCAGCCGTATAATAGCCAGGAAGTTGAGCTAATGTCATAATCAATACATATTCAAAGCTTTTGATTAAGCTAAATCCTTTAATGACCATGACGCTAGGTAGCCATAAAAACATGCCGTAATATGAAAATACAACGCAAAACCACAGAACCCACAGCATAATGGTAGATTGACGATAAGGCTTAGACCACACGCTTCTTACATTGTCCGCAATCGACGGTTTCTTTTCCTTTGTCGCTTCCACAAATTGAGGAGAATCGGGCAGTTTAATGCGCAAATAAACGGCATAAAACGCTGGAATAGCGGTTAGGATAAGCGCTAACTGCCACCCGTAAGCTGGAATCACAAAGTAAGAAATAAGCGCTGCCAGTAGCCAGCCAAACGCCCAAAAACTTTCTAACAGCACGACTACTTTACCGCGTTTTTCCGGCGCTACGGTCTCAGAAACAAGTGTAGAAGCAACTGGAAGCTCTCCTCCTAAACCCATTCCAATTAAAAATCGAAATACTAAAAAAGCAGCAAGGGTAGTAGTAAGAGCTGAAAGACCGCTTGCCACTGAAAAAAGAACAAGAGTCACAATAAAAACGGTTTTTCGTCCAATTCGATCAGCGAGTAATCCAAACACCAAAGCTCCAACGGCCATTCCAATCGAGTTGACGCTGCCTATCCAACTCATTTCAGTAGGGGAAAGCCCCCATTCAGCGTGAAGAGCTGCAATGATAAAAGACAAAATGCCAACATCCATTGCATCGAAGAGCCATCCTAGTCCTGCGATGCCAAGAAGCTGACGTTCTGATAATTGTTTTGTTTTCATGTCTTCCTCCTAGAAGCAAAGAATTTTGCTTTAAGTTTACACCTGTCTTGACATAATGTCACGTCTATTTTAAAGAAAAACTCAAACGGAAAAGCTCTATACCTAATGGTATAGAGCTAATTTTATTTTCACATTTTATCGTAAAGCATTTTTCCAGGCCATGTATAAGCCATATGACCGCCGTCTACAGTAATGCAATCACCTGTTACATACGAGCTGTCATCGGATGCTAAAAATAATACAGCACCGGCTACTTCTTCCGGTTTGCCTAGACGGCCCATCGGATCGACCCATTCATATGCTTTTCTGAATTTTTTTCCTTCTTCAGAGCCTGATAAATCATCAAGAAGAGGTGTTTCGATTGTTCCAGGAGCAATTGAGTTAACGCGAATACCTTCACGAGCGTAGTCAATTGCCATGCTTCTTGTTAAGTTAGTAATAGCACCTTTGGCCGCATTATAGCCAGAACGGTCTAAGTCTGCTGCTAATCCGGATACGGATGAATTATTAATAATCGATCCGCCATTTTCTAACATCAGCGGAATAACGTATTTGCTTACAAGAAATGTTCCGCGTAAATCTACCGACATTAAGCGATCCCAAAGTTCTACTGGATATTCGTGAAGCTTGCCGCCTTCTGTGTCTGTCCCCGCATTATTAAAAAGAATGTCCACTTTTCCAAATTTCTTTTCAATTTCCGCTGTGAACTCTTTTACTTTCTCTTCTTCAGCTACATCGATATAGTAGGCGTATGCTTCACCGCCAGCGTCTTTAATTTCTTGT includes these proteins:
- a CDS encoding MFS transporter, coding for MKTKQLSERQLLGIAGLGWLFDAMDVGILSFIIAALHAEWGLSPTEMSWIGSVNSIGMAVGALVFGLLADRIGRKTVFIVTLVLFSVASGLSALTTTLAAFLVFRFLIGMGLGGELPVASTLVSETVAPEKRGKVVVLLESFWAFGWLLAALISYFVIPAYGWQLALILTAIPAFYAVYLRIKLPDSPQFVEATKEKKPSIADNVRSVWSKPYRQSTIMLWVLWFCVVFSYYGMFLWLPSVMVIKGFSLIKSFEYVLIMTLAQLPGYYTAAWFIERMGRKFVLVTYLLGTAASAYIFGNAESLWLLLTAGMLLSFFNLGAWGALYAYTPEQYPTSIRGTGAGMAASFGRIGGILGPLLVGYMSTQGASLTVTFSIFCAAILIGVGSVVFLGKETKQKQLA
- a CDS encoding LysR family transcriptional regulator yields the protein MDIRQLNYFLEVAKLRSFTKASQSLHISQPTLSKMVKNLEEELEVELIDRSARQIDLTDAGEVVYVQGQKVMASIDELSTYLYDVMNLKKGMIKIGIPPLIGVLFFPKIIKGFQQLYPDITIKLIEYGANRVQKAVEKGELDLGVAVLPVNEHLFDVNPFISEKMLLYVHHSHPLASKTHVEINELVQEKFILFNEDFTLHDRLIQECQQVGFEPNIAYESSQWDFIGEMIAENLGVSIFPQSIAAKVDSAIVKAVPITNPSISWDLGLILKKDKYISYASKQFLHYINEQHSALYR
- a CDS encoding FMN-dependent NADH-azoreductase, encoding MSYTLFIKANDRSASEAVSVKLYDAFLESYKQSHQGEEIIELNLFKEELPYLGADMINGQFKLARGLEMTAAENKAAEIANHYLEQFVKADKIVIAFPLWNFTVPAVLHTYFDYLNQAGKTFKYTPEGPVGLLGHKKVMLLNARGGVYSEGPSAAVEMAVKYVSSVLQFFGVPDVNSVVIEGHNQFPDRAQEIIESGLEQAEQAAKTF
- a CDS encoding sensor histidine kinase encodes the protein MKITTKINLLTTAWLVVILLIMNIVVFFSFTKSTVNMEQDILFEKAHEIIQKGQQDHSVELSPDLLKFYLTNHSFIRTVSENSTVINQVSNDPHLVKIKPEFSKKKKVKLRKIREKQVLVIRMPVKVDNQVVETLEIGELLTGFETRKDILLSILIFCSLVSILLSLLGGRWLSRVIMHPIKNMVTTMKEIEESGVPKKVLIQTETRDELQGMTVTFNHMIDRLRENIEKQNQFVSDASHELKTPLTVIRSYSNLLRRRGIKNEEITLDAIDTIYAEATKMQKMIETLLDLASVEKEQTLDMKQTDLVLIFEQIVKQLQQVYKRELVLHYDQTPIMVEVDELKMKQVLIILLDNAIKYSTDKIEVTVTKKQEDVIIKVKDYGIGIPKEDLAHIFERFYRVDKARSRATGGTGLGLSIAQTIVRQHKGEIFIKSEEEQGTEVVIHFPVSSIN
- a CDS encoding SDR family oxidoreductase, coding for MGRLETKIAVITGSSSGIGKATAERFAKEGAVVICADINLDGVKKVAQEIKDAGGEAYAYYIDVAEEEKVKEFTAEIEKKFGKVDILFNNAGTDTEGGKLHEYPVELWDRLMSVDLRGTFLVSKYVIPLMLENGGSIINNSSVSGLAADLDRSGYNAAKGAITNLTRSMAIDYAREGIRVNSIAPGTIETPLLDDLSGSEEGKKFRKAYEWVDPMGRLGKPEEVAGAVLFLASDDSSYVTGDCITVDGGHMAYTWPGKMLYDKM
- a CDS encoding carboxymuconolactone decarboxylase family protein, with the protein product MAQDSYQKGLDKLMEYTLTSNDDISTHLKITEDLKNLAPDVGKYIIEFAYGDIYSRPGLTNKQRALVTISSLVTQGTEPQLELHLNTGLTAGLEPNEIVESIIQLIPYTGFPRVLNALSVAKKVFAQRDVEVETDEKELVENK